CATCGAAGGTAAGGCCGAGCGGGATATCCATGTGCGCCACTTTCTGACAGCTGAGAGAGGGTTCTCCGCTACGGGAGATTCGTGGCGGCCCATGTAACCGCGGTTTGCGCTTCGCGCTAGGGGCCGCCCTCGGCGCGCGGCGGATAGCGCGCGGGATCGGCAATCTGGCGGATCAGGCCCTCGTGCAGCAGCAGATCATCGATCGCTCCGCCAAGCTCGACCTGATCGGCCTCGTCGGACGGCTGATGGTAGCGGGTGGCGAGGAACGGATCGAGCACGCCGTGCGATCCGTAGGTGCTGGACAACAGCACTGTCGGCACCCCCGCCTGCACCAACGCCCAGCCATCCTGTCGCTGGAGGAAACTGTCCGCCAGCGCCTGATCGCCGATCTGCCGGCCGCTGCGGGACACGGCATCCAGCACTGCCGCATCGAGCGCCGCATCGCGCCCGCGGCCGATGAAGCCGACCGGGCTGCCTTCCGGCGCAACCGCCATCATGTCGAGGTTGAAGGCGGCCGCGATGCTCGCCAGCGGCAGCGGCGGGTTCCTGACGAAGGACCGGATACCGAGCAGCCCCGGCTCTTCCGCAGTGGTGGCGAGGAAATAGATGTCCCGGCCCAGCGGCGCGCCTGCCTTCAACCTCCGCCCGAGTTCCAGCATCATCGCAATGCCGCTCGCATTGTCGGCCGCGCCGTTGCAGACCCGGTCGGCATCATCATGCGCGCCGCATTCACCCAGATGATCCCAGTGCGCCAGCAGCAGCACTGCACCTGATCCGGGCGTGCTGCCGGGGATCATGCCGATAACATTCTGGCTGGGAAATTCGCGCCGGTCGGCCGTTGCCTCAAGGCTCACCGAAAGGTTGAGTTCGAGCGGCGCAAAGGAAGCTTCCTCGGCCTCGGCCTTGAGCCCCTTCCAGCGCCGCACCCCGATGACTTCGCCAAAGG
This DNA window, taken from Porphyrobacter sp. ULC335, encodes the following:
- a CDS encoding M28 family peptidase, with protein sequence MIPRRLSLLTLLLASLLLTACTRAPVASVPVVDRSEVAARLSADIAALSADEMMGRKPGTQGARASIDYIEKRMGEVGLVSGTNDPGSYWRLPVDLLATEPETEQLTLGQGRKRVMVPASDAAVFTQRRRALAFGGPGTGVPVVFVGYGDGSVLGDALAGAVAVMLADPGRDAARRDALFRQRATAVLTVLPDADALAELRRAEDRPKLQLAADQQDNLGAYITDKAFGEVIGVRRWKGLKAEAEEASFAPLELNLSVSLEATADRREFPSQNVIGMIPGSTPGSGAVLLLAHWDHLGECGAHDDADRVCNGAADNASGIAMMLELGRRLKAGAPLGRDIYFLATTAEEPGLLGIRSFVRNPPLPLASIAAAFNLDMMAVAPEGSPVGFIGRGRDAALDAAVLDAVSRSGRQIGDQALADSFLQRQDGWALVQAGVPTVLLSSTYGSHGVLDPFLATRYHQPSDEADQVELGGAIDDLLLHEGLIRQIADPARYPPRAEGGP